The Salvelinus namaycush isolate Seneca chromosome 8, SaNama_1.0, whole genome shotgun sequence genome has a segment encoding these proteins:
- the LOC120052007 gene encoding neuronal acetylcholine receptor subunit alpha-3-like, producing the protein MSQLVKVDEVNQIMETNLWLRHIWNDYKLSWAPVEFDGIEFIRVPSNKIWRPDIVLYNNAVGDFLVEDKTKALLKFDGTVTWVPPAIFKSSCPMDITYFPFDYQNCSMKFGSWTYDKAKIDLVLIGSKVNLKDFWESGEWEIIDAPGYKHDIKYNCCEEIYPDITYSFYIRRLPLFYTINLIIPCLLISFLTVLVFYLPSDCGEKVTLCISVLLSLTVFLLVITETIPSTSLVIPLIGEYLLFTMIFVTLSIVITVFVLNVHYRTPMTHTMPGWVRSVFLRVLPRIMLMRRPIDQDGKALCSDSGEERGAGGGGGGGGGGKGGKKRKNSLTQGGNCLEFGDNKLTEGGCGERGGKKCPCPCQHGKETPETTDPGKLSRQLSPQSINTVVAFSVLSPEIKQAIESVKYIAENMRSRNKAKEVEDDWKYVAMVIDRIFLWVFVTVCILGTLGLFLQPVIGFLS; encoded by the exons ATCTGGAACGACTACAAACTGAGCTGGGCCCCAGTAGAGTTTGATGGGATTGAGTTCATCAGAGTTCCATCCAACAAGATCTGGAGACCTGACATAGTGCTTTATAACAA TGCTGTGGGAGACTTCCTGGTTGAAGATAAGACCAAAGCTCTGTTGAAGTTTGACGGTACAGTCACCTGGGTTCCCCCCGCCATCTTTAAGTCCTCCTGCCCCATGGACATCACCTACTTCCCCTTCGACTACCAGAACTGCTCCATGAAGTTTGGCTCCTGGACCTACGACAAGGCCAAGATCGACCTGGTGCTCATTGGGTCAAAG GTCAACCTCAAAGATTTCTGGGAGAGCGGCGAGTGGGAGATCATCGATGCTCCAGGCTACAAGCACGACATCAAGTACAACTGCTGCGAGGAGATCTACCCAGACATCACCTACTCCTTCTACATCAGACGCCTGCCTCTCTTCTACACCATCAACCTCATCATCCCCTGTCTCCTCATCTCTTTTTTAACAGTCCTGGTCTTCTACCTGCCCTCCGACTGCGGAGAGAAG GTGACCCTCTGtatctctgtcctcctctccctcactgtGTTCCTTCTGGTGATCACTGAGACCATCCCGTCCACCTCCCTGGTCATCCCCCTCATCGGGGAGTACCTCCTCTTCACTATGATCTTTGTCACCCTCTCCATCGTCATCACCGTGTTCGTCTTGAACGTCCACTACCGTACACCAATGACCCACACCATGCCGGGCTGGGTCAGGTCCGTCTTCCTCAG GGTGCTACCAAGAATCATGCTGATGAGACGGCCCATAGACCAGGACGGCAAGGCCCTCTGTTCAGACAGCGGGGAGGAgcgaggagcaggaggaggaggaggaggaggtggaggagggaaaggaggaaagaagagaaagaatAGTCTGACG CAGGGAGGGAACTGCCTGGAGTTCGGAGACAACAAACTGACTGAGGGAGGATgtggagaaagagggggaaagaagTGCCCTTGCCCCTGCCAACATGGGAAGGAGACCCCAGAGACAACAGATCCGGGGAAACTGAGCCGCCAGCTGAGTCCTCAGAGCATCAACACGGTGGTGGCCTTCTCCGTCCTGTCCCCGGAGATTAAACAGGCCATCGAGAGCGTCAAGTACATCGCCGAGAACATGAGGAGCCGCAACAAGGCCAAAGAG GTGGAGGATGATTGGAAGTACGTTGCCATGGTGATAGACAGAATCTTCCTGTGGGTGTTTGTGACGGTGTGCATCCTCGGAACCCTCGGCCTCTTCCTGCAGCCTGTCATTGGCTTCCTGTCATAA